One segment of Carya illinoinensis cultivar Pawnee chromosome 1, C.illinoinensisPawnee_v1, whole genome shotgun sequence DNA contains the following:
- the LOC122292770 gene encoding bZIP transcription factor 18 isoform X2 produces MAPIQDLSNPSPNTMLNPSSRSSTELASSFPIPNPLTSSLPLSGPHHRRAHSEVHFRIPDELDPVSDSLFDEFGSEDDLFCSYMDIEQLGSRPGISGQSFPKPDNAAQVERPRHRHSNSVDGGALMLEGIEAKKAVAPEKLAELWTVDPKRAKRILANRQSAARSKERKARYISELERKVQTLQTERDTTGLTTENSELQLRLQAMEQHAQLRDALNEALKKEVERLKAATGEIMTHTDAYNMEMQHISYPLSSFFSHQPQPQPGDVQNIQMPQFHQFQSNMSRPHQPVLAAAQAHAFTDTLQQDPIGRLQGLDISGRSTHMVKPEGMTSISVIESSNRF; encoded by the exons ATGGCTCCAATCCAAGATCTTTCTAATCCAAGCCCCAATACGATGCTAAATCCTAGTTCTCGGTCCTCAACGGAACTGGCCTCCTCCTTCCCTATCCCTAACCCTCTCACTAGCTCCCTCCCCTTAAGCGGGCCCCATCACCGTCGAGCCCACTCCGAGGTCCACTTCAGGATACCCGACGAGCTTGATCCGGTCTCCGATTCTTTATTTGACGAGTTTGGATCCGAGGACGACCTCTTCTGTTCTTACATGGACATAGAACAGCTCGGATCCCGACCCGGAATTTCCGGCCAATCCTTCCCCAAACCCGACAATGCTGCACAGGTGGAGAGGCCGAGGCACCGGCATAGCAATTCGGTGGACGGGGGGGCTTTGATGTTGGAGGGCATAGAGGCCAAGAAGGCCGTTGCTCCTGAAAAGCTCGCTGAATTGTGGACCGTTGATCCCAAGCGCGCCAAAAG GATTTTGGCAAATCGGCAGTCTGCTGCGCGCTCAAAAGAGAGAAAAGCACGTTACATATCCGAACTTGAGAGAAAAGTTCAAACCCTTCAAACAGAG AGAGATACAACAGGCCTGACTACTGAAAACTCAGAGCTTCAGCTTCGGTTACAAGCTATGGAACAGCATGCTCAGTTGCGTGATG CTTTAAATGAAGCACTGAAGAAGGAAGTTGAGAGGCTCAAGGCTGCGACTGGAGAAATAATGACACACACTGACGCATACAATATGGAAATGCAGCACATTTCGTATCCTCTATCTTCCTTCTTTTCACATCAGCCACAACCTCAGCCTGGTGACGTGCAGAATATTCAAATGCCGCAATTTCATCAATTTCAGTCCAACATGTCAAGACCCCACCAGCCTGTGCTTGCTGCGGCCCAAGCACATGCCTTCACAGATACTTTGCAGCAGGATCCTATTGGCCGGTTGCAGGGGCTTGATATCAGTGGCAGAAGCACCCATATGGTGAAGCCTGAAGGCATGACCTCCATTTCTGTCATTGAAAGCAGCAACAGATTTTGA
- the LOC122292770 gene encoding bZIP transcription factor 18 isoform X1: MAPIQDLSNPSPNTMLNPSSRSSTELASSFPIPNPLTSSLPLSGPHHRRAHSEVHFRIPDELDPVSDSLFDEFGSEDDLFCSYMDIEQLGSRPGISGQSFPKPDNAAQVERPRHRHSNSVDGGALMLEGIEAKKAVAPEKLAELWTVDPKRAKRILANRQSAARSKERKARYISELERKVQTLQTEATTLSAQLTLFQRDTTGLTTENSELQLRLQAMEQHAQLRDALNEALKKEVERLKAATGEIMTHTDAYNMEMQHISYPLSSFFSHQPQPQPGDVQNIQMPQFHQFQSNMSRPHQPVLAAAQAHAFTDTLQQDPIGRLQGLDISGRSTHMVKPEGMTSISVIESSNRF, from the exons ATGGCTCCAATCCAAGATCTTTCTAATCCAAGCCCCAATACGATGCTAAATCCTAGTTCTCGGTCCTCAACGGAACTGGCCTCCTCCTTCCCTATCCCTAACCCTCTCACTAGCTCCCTCCCCTTAAGCGGGCCCCATCACCGTCGAGCCCACTCCGAGGTCCACTTCAGGATACCCGACGAGCTTGATCCGGTCTCCGATTCTTTATTTGACGAGTTTGGATCCGAGGACGACCTCTTCTGTTCTTACATGGACATAGAACAGCTCGGATCCCGACCCGGAATTTCCGGCCAATCCTTCCCCAAACCCGACAATGCTGCACAGGTGGAGAGGCCGAGGCACCGGCATAGCAATTCGGTGGACGGGGGGGCTTTGATGTTGGAGGGCATAGAGGCCAAGAAGGCCGTTGCTCCTGAAAAGCTCGCTGAATTGTGGACCGTTGATCCCAAGCGCGCCAAAAG GATTTTGGCAAATCGGCAGTCTGCTGCGCGCTCAAAAGAGAGAAAAGCACGTTACATATCCGAACTTGAGAGAAAAGTTCAAACCCTTCAAACAGAGGCAACGACACTTTCTGCACAACTAACTCTTTTTCAG AGAGATACAACAGGCCTGACTACTGAAAACTCAGAGCTTCAGCTTCGGTTACAAGCTATGGAACAGCATGCTCAGTTGCGTGATG CTTTAAATGAAGCACTGAAGAAGGAAGTTGAGAGGCTCAAGGCTGCGACTGGAGAAATAATGACACACACTGACGCATACAATATGGAAATGCAGCACATTTCGTATCCTCTATCTTCCTTCTTTTCACATCAGCCACAACCTCAGCCTGGTGACGTGCAGAATATTCAAATGCCGCAATTTCATCAATTTCAGTCCAACATGTCAAGACCCCACCAGCCTGTGCTTGCTGCGGCCCAAGCACATGCCTTCACAGATACTTTGCAGCAGGATCCTATTGGCCGGTTGCAGGGGCTTGATATCAGTGGCAGAAGCACCCATATGGTGAAGCCTGAAGGCATGACCTCCATTTCTGTCATTGAAAGCAGCAACAGATTTTGA